The stretch of DNA CCCAATGCTATTTAGCTTAGAGTGGATAGGAACTATCCTTACAGAGTTTCTAGTCTTTAAAGTCTTACTCTTGCCTGTTTTTACATCTATTTTTGTATTTAAACTAAAGCATACTATGTTGTATTTTTCGACTATGTCATCTGTGTTTAACTGTATTATCTCATTTAGTCTCATGCCAGAGTAAGCTGCTATATGAGTAACGAAAAATAGCTCATCTTTGCTTATTCTTTGACTTTTAGTATCGCCACTTGATCTAATCTTACTAACAATATCCAAAAGTGCATTTACGTCACTATCTTCATAAGGATTTTTATTTGTAACGTCATCTTGGTTTAAATTTATTTGTAGATCCACAGCTGGGTTCTTATCTATATAGTCGCTATCGTAGCAGTATTTAAAAAACTCACTAACTCTAACAATATACTTCTTAATGGTTGATTTAGAAATTTTTGGCTTATCTTTTGCTAAAGCTATGATCTCATCTAAGCTCTTATCTTTATAGAGACTATTTTGAGAGAGTTTGGTTGGTAGTTGTAGTAAGACATTTCTGAAATTTAGCAAGTCATCTCTTTTTATCTTTTTGATATCTAGCCCATCACCAAATTTCATAGACATTAGCCGTCCTACATGTCTAACAAGACCAAATGTGCTATCACTCCAGTTGTTTGAAATACTCGTGTTTGATACATAGTTTTCAAATGCACTCTTTAGCGTGACCATGTCAGCTTTACTGTCGCTTTTAGTAGATGAGACTAGCTGTGATTTAAAGCTTCTAGCTCTATTTGAGAAGAGCTTTTGAAAGAAATTTATAGCTTCATTGAAAGTCATGCCACTAGCATCACTTGTATCATCTATCGCAAGGTCTTTAGCCTCAATGCCACTTAAAACTATGCCCTTATCTTCATATTTATCTGCCTTGTATAGCTTTACCTGACCACCAAAGGTAGGATCATTTAAATTTCCATACCCAAATTTTAGATCACCACTTAGCTCGCTATCTCCATCTGGCATTAGCTCACAGCCAAATATTCTCAATATATCATTGTTTGTTAATGCACCCTTTTGTTTAGCTAGCTCATTTATAGTATCTGTTAGATCACAAATAGAGCGTTTTAGAGATTTTTTAGTAAAAGGTAGCACCAAATTCTGCTTTTTTAAAGTCTCTATGTCGTCTTGATAGCTATCTATGTTAGCCTCTTTAACGCCTTTTGCTATCTCGTCTTTAGTATTATCATCTAAATTTGCACTCTTGCGCTTTTTACCAAGTGGCACAAATGCTTGTTGCTCATCATTTAATAGCTTTTGGTTTTTGCACATCTTATATGATATGTGATTTATGTTATCTATCGTTGCCTCAAGTACTCTTTTGCCAAGAAGCTTTTTGGTGTGAGGATCAGTGCAAGATAGCTTTTTACATATCTCATCAACCTCTTTTGATATGACACTGGGCAAGCTATCTTCTTTTAAACTCTGTTTTAAAAACAAATTTAGTGATAGTAGTCCATCTAAATTTATATATCCGCCAAGCATATCATGCTCTTTGATACTTTTGGCCTCCTTGGCTTTTAAAAGCATAAGCACCAAGTGCTCTATAAGTTCGCTGCTCAAATTCATCTTCCATGCCTTTTTGATCGCGTTAAAAATTATAGAGTAGATCTTAGCACGATTTTTTGCTGTATCAAAGCGTTTTGTGAGGAAGGAGGTTATGTATTCGGTTTTATTACCAAAATAAGGCCTTAGATATAGTGGGATAGCTAATCTAAAGTAGTATATACCATTTCGTTTGACTAGATATTGCATCTTTATTACCTATGCAATATAACTTTGTAGCAAAATGTAGCAGATATTTAGTGTGAAACTGGCTGTGTGCCGTCTTTTTGGTGCTTACACAAGGTTTATTTTTAAACCCTCATAAGCCGGAGGTCGGGAGTTCAAGTCTCCCCCGTGACACCATAACATCCTATTTTAGGCACTAGCAGTGATGCTTTTGTTCTTTCCCTTTCTTTAAAATTTCCTTTAAGAGTGGAACACTTAGTTACTAAAGTGGGACAGCCTCTTAAAAATTCCAATGATTATAAAGTCATCACCTTTTTAATACCATTTTAATACCATAAAATAAATTTGTTTTAAATTTTTGCTTCTAGCTTTTATTTTAGGTCACCTTTAAAATACCCCAAGGAATATCCAGCTACTGCCAATAGTTAAGCTTCAGTAAGCTTAACGGTAAAGATGAAGAGCTTCATAGTAGAGCCTTTGTAAAGAATTTTCTTAAAGGCTTTCAAGAAAACTTTGAGAAAGACTATACCGCACAGCCTTACGTACAAAAAATGAAAGAGGGTATAATGACGAAGAAATAAAAGGTTATACGAGTTTGCAAACCGGCGCCAGCTATATAAATTTCAAAAACATAACCGATACGAAAGATCTGGTAAAGACCATAACTCATGAAAACCAAAGATTGATGGATATACAAGATCATAGGGATATAAATAAAAATAGAGACAATGATACCAAATATGCATCAAATTTCTCAAATTTTGCGAGAAGTAAAGCATTCAATTGGGGCAATATCAAAACAATGGAGAGATTTCTTAAATACAAAATCAATAAATAGGGAAATAAATTATTAAATAATATGATAGAAAATAGTGGAAATATTTTTAGACATACAATTTTTCAAGGAGCAAATTATGAACTTCGCAATACAATAAAAGACAATACTATTGGCGGTAGTGGTAATGAATGATTTTTTTAATGCTTTTTGGCGAGAATTTCAATATAAAATCGTAGATTTAATCGTATATTTAGCCAATCATCACCCATTAGTTGCTTGGATTATCTTATATTTTTTGGGTTTGCTTGTACTATATTTTTGTTTTAAGTTTATTCGCCATTGTTATATAATCTATAATAAATCTAAAAATATAAAAATTTTAAAAATAGGTATATCATTTTTTATTCCTATTGTTATTGTTTTTACTTTCTCGTTAAATTCACAATCTACAAATCAAATGGATATTTAGTTTATTTTTGTATCTTTTCGTGGATTTCTACTATTGGTGTGATTTTTTGGGCTTTGCAACCTGAAAAATTTATATCAGATAAACCACAAAATAGAAACCCTAAAAACAAAAGAAGCAAAAAGCTAAATTTGAAAAAAGTAAGAATTCGTTTAATTTTACAAATGTAAAATTAAAAAATAAACAAAACAGCGGTGATAAATAGAAATTTTAAAAATATCTTTAAAATAGGAATGACTGAAAGAATAAACGAAAAACTATTAGCCAATACACCAAAAGGCGGAAAATTAGGTAGTGATGGTATATTAAGACATAACGGTAAAGAGTATGTAGCTCATAGTATGGATATAACGGGAAATAAAGTGATATATCAACAATTAGGTAAAAATAATAAACCGGTAGAGGTTTATAAAATTACTAACGATAAAGGTTATTTAGTGACAGCCTCTAAACCAAAGCTCTCTGCTTCGGAAAGCAGTCCTAGTACTTTAATAAAAGACGTAACAAAAGATATTAAATTTTTATGATAGCTCAAAAACACCGGGTATAGTAGCAGGCGCCACCATAGGCGTAGGTATAGATATTGGATCGCAGTATATAAATAACGGCTATAGTTTTAAAAATATTGACCATACAGAAGTAGTAATAAATGCATTAGGCGGTGCATATGGCGGAGCTGCTAGCGGTTTATTCTCAGCAATAGCCAGAGGCGCTTTTGTTAACTCATCTACCGAGCTATATTCTCAGCTTAAAGACAGATCAAAAGATGTAGATGCAGAGAGAGTGGTCGGAAAAGGTTTTGCTGGTGGATTTTATGGACTGTTCGGCAGTCTTGCGGGAACAGGTGGTAAAACCATAAAAGTTGGCGATGGAGATTTGCAGACTGCAGCAGAAGTAGGAACAAATTTTCTTACTGCAACAGGACAAGCTATTGCAGATAGTGTAGAAAGCAAAAAAGATAAAGCGAAAAAAGCAGATAAGTAATGAAGAAAAATTGGATTGTATTTTTTGGATCAATAGCATTTTTTATAGTAGGTGCTATTTGTATAATAATCCTAAAACTTCTTTTCGGAGAATATTATATTGATGCTGTAGCCGCATTAATCATACTTACAAATGTATATTTTATGATAAAAAACGGCATAAAAAAGAGTGACTTTTCGAAAAAGAATTTGAAAGAAATGGACGTCACGATAGGCGGCGTCTCTTTGATGCAGGCTATATTTGTATTTATAATGTGGATTGGTTACAATGCCACAAGAGGATAAACATAAAAAAGCAGGCAATTAGGATTTACGGACTGGGGCTGAAGCTGGGGCAAGTATATTTACTGGAATAGTACAGGCAGTTACAGATAATATGAATAGTAAAGATAATAAAAACAACAAAGACGATAAAAAAGAATAAGAACCGATATAAAAGTTTTGTTTAAGAACATTAATTTTAAAATGGGCATCATTTAAATTTTTAGATATAATTACGCAAAAATAATATTATTAAAATCAGGTAAAGGAACTCATGAAAAAAATATTTAAATTTCTATCTTTTTTAGTATTTATGCTATTTCTTACAGGATGTGCAAAAGATCTTATTATAAGCAATATGCCAAATTCAAATTTAAACTATCATGGCGATAATGTTCCTATAACTATCATAGCTTATAAATTAAGAGATGTGGCTAAATTTAAAGAAGCTAGCATTATCGATCTAGCCGAGAAAAATGGTGAAATACTAGGCTATGATAAGATTGACTCTATAAAAACACAAATTCAGCCAAATACAAATAGATACGCTTTTACAAATGTATATCCTGACGAAGTTCCGTATGTTGGCATTTTGGTACTTTATGCTGATCAGAGCAAGACAAATATCAAGGCTTACAAAGCTACAAAAGAGATAAAAGAAAAAAATATAGTTTTTGAAATAACAAAAAATGGCGTAAATGTTTTAGACGCTAGTAGCTCTAAAATACAAGCAAGCAAATAAAATGTCTGAAAAGCTAAAAGTCGTTTGGTATAACGGAATGAACGTTGATAAGGTTCATTTCGAGCAACAAGAAAGATATTTTGAGAGAAATTTAAACCTAAAAACCATCTCTTCTTTTTCAAATTTATACGGTGTTTTAGATTTAGAAATTTCAAGCGATCTTTTGCTTCAAGGCAAAGTAGGGCTAACTAAAATTTCTTGTATCTCTCAAGATGGCACGATTTTCAATGCGCCAGATCAAGATGAATTACCAGAACCGCTTGAGATAAGCCCAAGCGAACTAAACTCAGCCATTATAGTGTTAAAACTACCTATTAGCTCAGGTCTGGTCGATATTAGCCTGCAAAATAATTTACCAAATCTAAAATTTACAGCCAAGCAAGCACTTATTAGCTCAAGAGTGCATGATGAAGCTAGCAACGATATATTAAACGAGCTAGACGATAAAGATGATTTTGAACTATCTTCGGCCTTTACACAAGATAAAGAAAATCTAATCCTAGCAAGCCAAAGATCATCTCTTGGAGTATTTGGCTCAAAGATGCCTTACGAGCTTAGCATACCAATTTGTAAAATAAAAAATATAGACCTAAATAAGCAAATAACACTTGACGAAAAATTTATTCCAACTTGTATTAACATCAGTAAAAATACCTTCATAACAAATTTTATAGAGGAGCTTAGCTTTGCTACAAAGCAACATCAAGAGAGTTATTTTGGGTTGCTAGGAGGTGTTGATCAAGCTAAAAATAGACTTGATTTTTCAACGTATTTAACACTAAATATGCTAAAAAAATGGCATTTGATATTCTCTTATTTACTAAAGAAAGATAAATTTCACCCAGAGTATTTGTATGAAAAATTAGTTGATTTTCAGGCTGATCTGTTGGCACTTAGTCACGATAATAGTTTTAGCGAATTTATAGCCTACGATCACAATAACCTAACTCAAACTTTTGTGCCTTTGATAAATAATCTAAGACTTTTATTCTCACATATCTTATCTCCAAAATATATAATGGCACAGATTGTTAAAAATAATCACGGCTTTTATGACTGTATTTTTGATAATCCAAGCATTATTGAAAACTCAGAAATTTATTTTGCTATTCACAGCGATACGAAAAATGAGTATCTTCTTAAAAATTTCAAAGAGCAATGCAAGATCCATACTCAATCAAATATAAAAGGCATAGTTTCTTCACAGCTAAGAGGTATAAACGTAGAGCAAATTTCTGTTGTTCCTAGTACTTTACCGAAGTTAAACGATTATATCTATTATAAGATAGACAAGAAAGATGAAATTTTTAAAAGCTTTGCAAATCAAAATGTGATTAGCGTTTATATAACGGCAAATTTACCGAATGCTGACATTAAAATGTGGGCTTTATTATAAGGATAAAAATGAACGAAAATCAAAATGAAACCTCAGTTTTAAGTCAAACAAATCTTTTAGGCCTTGGCACAAATCTTGCACTAGATCACGTGTTGCCATTACTTCTTTTGGCAAATAGGGTTTCAAAATTACAAAATTTTTCACAAAGTGAAATGGCAAATTTACGTGAAAAATTGATAAACGATATCTTAAGCACTACTTCAAAGATATCAAATCTAGGCATTTACGAGGAAGACGATATTATTAGGCTTAGATATTGCCTTTGTGTTTTTATAGATGAGAGCTTGCTAAAAAATGAAATTTTTATGAACAGCTTTTGGGCCAATAATACCCTGACAACAAGATTTTTTAATGAAAATCTAGGCGGAAATAAATTCTTTGGCATTATGGATAAGTGGTTTGAAAATGTTGGCAAAAATAAAGATTTCTTAGAATTTATATATGCTTGTTTGGTGCTTGGTTATAAAGGAAAATATGAAACCCAAGAAGATTGCAATGAAAAAATCTCTTATCTTTGTGAAAATATAGCTGCGGCCGTTTCTCCGCTCATAAAGGCCGATGAAAATGTATTTGAAAAGAGTTACTTAAAACAGACAAAGAAAAGCTTTCTTGAGGTATTTTCGCTAAAGCGTTTAAAATTTTATTTCATTTTGCTAGCTATTGCCATGATTGCAGCTGCATTTTTATATAGTACATATTCTATGGATCAAAACAATATCAGAAACGATAGCGTTCTAAATAATAAGATAGAGAATTTTATGGATAACAAGTAAGTGCAAGATAATTTTTGTAATAAATTTAATGAAGATTTTTTAGAGAATGAGCTTTATATTAGTTTAACTGATGAAATGTCAAAGTATAAAACTTTGATGCATGATAGCATAAAGTGGGATTATGTATTTAGCTCATCTTTAAAAGCCTTAAGTGAGTTTAGCCTTGATGCTAAGCTTTTAAATTTTTTAGCGATTTCTGCTATAAATTTAAATGACAAAGAGGCTTTTAAGACACTTATAAAAGCCTTTGCCTTTTTTCTATCTATTTTGAAAAAAGAGCCAAATTTACTTGCAAAAAATGAAAAACAACTACCTGCTAAAAAAAAGATAATAGCTCAAACTATAGAGCTTTTTACGCAAGCTAATGATAAAGCTTTGGATCAAGCTGACGCAAAAGCGTTTAATGACCTTGTGCCTGAGCTTTCGCAAGAGCTTAGTACACGTTTTGATACACTTTATATAGAAGAAAAAAAAGAAGAAATTTTAAAAGCTAAAGAGCCAAAAGTAATTGCTAAAACTGAGCCAACTTACCATCAAAGCGTTTCGTTTAGCAGCAATGATATTAGTACATTTAATGATAGAGAATTTAGAGAATATTTTATAAATTTATCACTAATACTTTTAAAGAGTGATATTAAAAATTTTACCGCTTATGCTTTAATTTTTGAAGCAATGTGGGGCAGGATAAAGGCGCTTCCATCAAGTAGCGATCAAATAACACAGATACGTTATCCTGATGAAAATCTGATTATGCTTTTTAAAAAAAGCAACGGACTAAACCTTGATATTTTAGAAAAATTTATAAGAAATTTAGCACTTAACCCATTTTGGATAGAAGGCATTAAGATATTTTGCGAGTTTTTAAATAGTGCTGGACTTGCAAGGCAAAGTGATCTTATTTGCGATATGGTTTTAAATTTTATTGATAAATTTCCAGATATAAAAAAGCTCAAATTTCAAAGCGGAGAAGCTTTTTTTGGCGAAGATATAAATAAATTTTTTATTAAAAGCAACTCTTTGGAATTTACTTCTAGCAGTGATAGTAAAAAAGATATGAGTTTTGAAGATCTAATAAAAGAACTAGACAAAAGCAAGCATGCTTCAAGTGCTCAAAGTGAGCTTAATTTTATGCTTGAATTATCAAAAATTTTTACTGCACAAGGCATGAATAATAACGCAAAAGCTACCTATGCACAAATAGTTAATTTTATAGAAAATACCGAGCTTAAAGATTATTTATCAGACATATATATAAAGGCAAAAACATTTGTGTGATAAAATATGTTTTTTTAAATCACCTTTAATTTTATTTAAATATAATTCTTAAATCATTTATGAAAAAAGGATGTTACTATGGCAGATAATCTAATCCCACCAAAAGAACGCATAAATATAGTTTATAAAACTAAGACAAATGACCAAGAGGCTGATGTAGAGCTTCCATTAAAACTTATGGTAGTTGCAAATTTAACTGGTGAAAACCAAACTCCACTTGAAGATCGTGAAGTGATTTCTATCAATAAAATAAATTTTGATCAGGTTATGAAAAGCTTAGATATTCATACAAATTTCTCTGTAAAAAATAAGCTAAATTCTAACAATGAAGATTTAAATATTGACCTTGATTTTGAAAGCATCCATGATTTTAATCCAGATAATATTATAAATCAAATTCCTGAGCTAAAAAAACTTTTGCAGCTTAGAAAAGCTTTAGTTGCGCTAAAAGGTCCTATGGGCAATATGCCTGATTTTAGAAAAGCGGTTTTAGAAGCTATAAAAGATGAAGATAGTAGAAAACAACTTCTTTTAGAGATTAAAGACGAACAAGATAAGGAATAAAAATGTCTGAAACTAAAGTTAAAACTCCTATCATTGAAAGCATAATGCAAAGGAGTAAATATTCAAAAGATGACGAGAGTTATAGCGTTGTAAAGCAAGGAGTTGCTGAGTTTATTTCAAATATAATAACAACAAATAATGCTGAAGATAAAATAAATAAGCTCGCACTTGATGAGATGATAGCCCACATCGATACCCTTTTATCTGCTCAAATGGATGAAATTTTACACAATAAATCTTTTCAAGAGCTAGAATCAACTTGGCGTGGAATTAGGTTTTTGGTTGAGAGAACAAATTTTAATGAAAATGTAAAAATTGATCTTTTGGACGCCACAAAAGAAGAAATTTTAGATGATTTTGAAAATAATCTAGATATAACTCAAAGTACACTTTATAAACAAATTTATTCAGCTGAATATGGACAATTTGGTGGTGAGCCAGTTGGTGCGATAGTGGCTGATTATGAGCTAGATAAATCAAATCAAGATATGACTTTTTTAAATAAAATGTCATCAATTGCTGCAATGAGCCATTCACCGCTTCTTACATCTCTTTCTGCTAAATTTTTCGGACTTGATAATTTTGGTGAGCTTGAAAATATAAAAGATCTAAAAAGCATGCTAGAAGGCCCACAATATACAAGATGGAGAACTTTTAGAGAAAATGAAGATGCAAAATACACAGGATGTATGGTAAATAGATTTCTTACAAGATCTCCTTATGTGCCAGAAGATAATCCTATAAAGAGCTTTAATTATAGAGAAACTGTAAATAATCACGATGATATGCTTTGGGGTAATGGGGCCTATGCGTTTGCTACAAGGCTTACAGATAGTTTTGCTGATTATAGATGGTGCGGCAATATTATTGGGCCAAAAGGTGGCGGTGCTGTAAAGGACCTTCCAACTTATACTTATGAAAATTATGGAAGTATCCAAACAAAAATTCCAACCGAAGTTTTGATCACAGATAGAAGAGAATTTGAACTTTCAGAAAATGGATTTATCGCTCTTACCTTAAGAAGAGATAGCAATAACGCTGCATTTTTCTCAGCAAACTCTGCGTTAAAGCCTAAAATTTTCCCAAATACTCCAGAAGGTAAAGCTGCTGAGACAAATTTCAGACTCGGAACTCAACTACCCTATGTATTTTTGATCTCTCGTTTAGCTCATTATCTAAAAGTACTTCAAAGAGAAGAGATAGGTACATGGAAAGAGCGTAGTGATGTTGAGCGCGGCTTAAATGAATGGCTAAGACAATACATCTCGGATCAGGAAAATCCACCAGCAGATGTTAGAAGCAGAAGGCCATTTAGAAGTGCAAAGGTTATCGTTAGCGATATAGCCGGCGAGCCGGGCTGGTACAAAATAGAGCTTTTGGCTAGACCTCACTTTAAATTTATGGGAGCAAATTTCGAGCTTTCTTTGGTCGGAAAACTAGACAAAGAGTAAGCTTACTATGTCGCTGATAGATAAAATTTTATATGAATTTAGTGATGAATCAAAGCTACGTCCATATTTTAAAGATCTAGACAGCGACATAAAAGATCACATTGATACCATTTTAAACTCTAGACTCGGTAACTACGGTCGATTAAATGATAGTATTATCGATCTTTGGTCAATGGGTGTTGAGATAAACGAGCTTGGTCATAAACTTGGTATGGCAATATATGAACTAATCAGCTCAAATGAGAATAGAATAGAAGTAACATCTATCGGATACGATGACTCACTAAAGCCTTGGCGTATTATCTTTAATATAAACTACAAGCATAAAAACGATAATTTCAAAGAGTATTTGCTAAAAGTTATTTTTAAAAACAATAGATATTGTGAGATTTTATAATGGATTATAATGAAAATAATTTAGCTTATTTTCAAAAAGAGATGGCATATCTTGATGAAACAAGAGCCCTTTTTATTAAAAATTTTCCAAAAGTAGCACCCTTTTTAGATACTAAAAGCAAAGATCCTGATGTTGAGAGCATAATAGAAAATATGGCTATTTTAACATCTAGGATCAGGCAAGAACTAGATGAAAATATCCCACTAATCGCTGAGTCTTTAGTAAATATATTAATGCCAAGCTATACAAATCCTTTTCCATCAGTTTGTATGCAAGAATTTACCTTAAGAGATGACTTCTCTGGGGTAAAAGAATTTATACCAAAAGGAAGTATAGTTGAGTCAAAGCAGATCAATGGCATAACGTGTAAATTTCAAACAATCTTTGACATAAATTTGCTTCCATTAAAGATAACAAAAGCTTTTATGTCAAACAATAAGAGTGATTATCTTCTAAATTTAAATATAAGCGTTACAAAGGACGAGCTTAGCACAAAAGAACTTGAT from Campylobacter concisus encodes:
- a CDS encoding site-specific integrase; translation: MQYLVKRNGIYYFRLAIPLYLRPYFGNKTEYITSFLTKRFDTAKNRAKIYSIIFNAIKKAWKMNLSSELIEHLVLMLLKAKEAKSIKEHDMLGGYINLDGLLSLNLFLKQSLKEDSLPSVISKEVDEICKKLSCTDPHTKKLLGKRVLEATIDNINHISYKMCKNQKLLNDEQQAFVPLGKKRKSANLDDNTKDEIAKGVKEANIDSYQDDIETLKKQNLVLPFTKKSLKRSICDLTDTINELAKQKGALTNNDILRIFGCELMPDGDSELSGDLKFGYGNLNDPTFGGQVKLYKADKYEDKGIVLSGIEAKDLAIDDTSDASGMTFNEAINFFQKLFSNRARSFKSQLVSSTKSDSKADMVTLKSAFENYVSNTSISNNWSDSTFGLVRHVGRLMSMKFGDGLDIKKIKRDDLLNFRNVLLQLPTKLSQNSLYKDKSLDEIIALAKDKPKISKSTIKKYIVRVSEFFKYCYDSDYIDKNPAVDLQINLNQDDVTNKNPYEDSDVNALLDIVSKIRSSGDTKSQRISKDELFFVTHIAAYSGMRLNEIIQLNTDDIVEKYNIVCFSLNTKIDVKTGKSKTLKTRNSVRIVPIHSKLNSIGLFEFIESKKKLAKQSGKAVRLFNCDNKDFSEYFRKKINTKVIKDDDKTRTFHSFRHTFINKLIQSGQRIEHIAALVGHEQQYKITMNTYGEPVTPKILKDLVEEVNFYQGGEE
- the tssJ gene encoding type VI secretion system lipoprotein TssJ, whose amino-acid sequence is MKKIFKFLSFLVFMLFLTGCAKDLIISNMPNSNLNYHGDNVPITIIAYKLRDVAKFKEASIIDLAEKNGEILGYDKIDSIKTQIQPNTNRYAFTNVYPDEVPYVGILVLYADQSKTNIKAYKATKEIKEKNIVFEITKNGVNVLDASSSKIQASK
- the tssK gene encoding type VI secretion system baseplate subunit TssK, which translates into the protein MSEKLKVVWYNGMNVDKVHFEQQERYFERNLNLKTISSFSNLYGVLDLEISSDLLLQGKVGLTKISCISQDGTIFNAPDQDELPEPLEISPSELNSAIIVLKLPISSGLVDISLQNNLPNLKFTAKQALISSRVHDEASNDILNELDDKDDFELSSAFTQDKENLILASQRSSLGVFGSKMPYELSIPICKIKNIDLNKQITLDEKFIPTCINISKNTFITNFIEELSFATKQHQESYFGLLGGVDQAKNRLDFSTYLTLNMLKKWHLIFSYLLKKDKFHPEYLYEKLVDFQADLLALSHDNSFSEFIAYDHNNLTQTFVPLINNLRLLFSHILSPKYIMAQIVKNNHGFYDCIFDNPSIIENSEIYFAIHSDTKNEYLLKNFKEQCKIHTQSNIKGIVSSQLRGINVEQISVVPSTLPKLNDYIYYKIDKKDEIFKSFANQNVISVYITANLPNADIKMWALL
- the icmH gene encoding type IVB secretion system protein IcmH/DotU; the encoded protein is MNENQNETSVLSQTNLLGLGTNLALDHVLPLLLLANRVSKLQNFSQSEMANLREKLINDILSTTSKISNLGIYEEDDIIRLRYCLCVFIDESLLKNEIFMNSFWANNTLTTRFFNENLGGNKFFGIMDKWFENVGKNKDFLEFIYACLVLGYKGKYETQEDCNEKISYLCENIAAAVSPLIKADENVFEKSYLKQTKKSFLEVFSLKRLKFYFILLAIAMIAAAFLYSTYSMDQNNIRNDSVLNNKIENFMDNK
- a CDS encoding type VI secretion system domain-containing protein, which codes for MQDNFCNKFNEDFLENELYISLTDEMSKYKTLMHDSIKWDYVFSSSLKALSEFSLDAKLLNFLAISAINLNDKEAFKTLIKAFAFFLSILKKEPNLLAKNEKQLPAKKKIIAQTIELFTQANDKALDQADAKAFNDLVPELSQELSTRFDTLYIEEKKEEILKAKEPKVIAKTEPTYHQSVSFSSNDISTFNDREFREYFINLSLILLKSDIKNFTAYALIFEAMWGRIKALPSSSDQITQIRYPDENLIMLFKKSNGLNLDILEKFIRNLALNPFWIEGIKIFCEFLNSAGLARQSDLICDMVLNFIDKFPDIKKLKFQSGEAFFGEDINKFFIKSNSLEFTSSSDSKKDMSFEDLIKELDKSKHASSAQSELNFMLELSKIFTAQGMNNNAKATYAQIVNFIENTELKDYLSDIYIKAKTFV
- the tssB gene encoding type VI secretion system contractile sheath small subunit, yielding MADNLIPPKERINIVYKTKTNDQEADVELPLKLMVVANLTGENQTPLEDREVISINKINFDQVMKSLDIHTNFSVKNKLNSNNEDLNIDLDFESIHDFNPDNIINQIPELKKLLQLRKALVALKGPMGNMPDFRKAVLEAIKDEDSRKQLLLEIKDEQDKE
- the tssC gene encoding type VI secretion system contractile sheath large subunit, whose protein sequence is MSETKVKTPIIESIMQRSKYSKDDESYSVVKQGVAEFISNIITTNNAEDKINKLALDEMIAHIDTLLSAQMDEILHNKSFQELESTWRGIRFLVERTNFNENVKIDLLDATKEEILDDFENNLDITQSTLYKQIYSAEYGQFGGEPVGAIVADYELDKSNQDMTFLNKMSSIAAMSHSPLLTSLSAKFFGLDNFGELENIKDLKSMLEGPQYTRWRTFRENEDAKYTGCMVNRFLTRSPYVPEDNPIKSFNYRETVNNHDDMLWGNGAYAFATRLTDSFADYRWCGNIIGPKGGGAVKDLPTYTYENYGSIQTKIPTEVLITDRREFELSENGFIALTLRRDSNNAAFFSANSALKPKIFPNTPEGKAAETNFRLGTQLPYVFLISRLAHYLKVLQREEIGTWKERSDVERGLNEWLRQYISDQENPPADVRSRRPFRSAKVIVSDIAGEPGWYKIELLARPHFKFMGANFELSLVGKLDKE